The nucleotide sequence CAGTGAACAGGCAGGGGCTCAAACCAACGGTAGCACTGGATAAATAGAGTGCCACCTCATTGGCTGAAGTATCTGAGCAGGAGAGCTTCAAGAGCAGAGGAATATCACAGAGGAAATGGCTGATCTGGTTAGGACCACACAAAGTGAGAGTTGCCATGAGCACTGTGTGCATCAGAGAGTTCAAAAAGCTATACAACCAGGTCCCGACTGCTAAATATGCACAAACCCTGTTGCTCATGAGGACTGGGTAACGTAATGGATGGCAAATGGCTACAAACCTATCATAAGCCATAACAGCCAACAGGACGCACTCACAGCCCGCAAAGGTAACAAGGAAAAAGACCTGGGACAGGCAGCCTTCATAGGAAATGGTCTTCTTCTCTCGGAAAAAGTTCACCAGAATGATGGGGAGAGTGGTGGAGGTGTAGCAGATGTCCAGGAAGGACAAGTTGCTGAGGAAATAATACATAGGGGTGTGAAGGATAGGATTTACTCTGATTGCAGCTAATATGAGAGtatttcccaggattgttatcaaataaataaccaaaaacaacagaaaaaacaaTCCCTGAAGGTCAGGATGGTTTGAAAATCCCAGGAAGATGAATTCTGTGACAGTTGTTTGGTTTTCCCTGTCTTTGAATTCTTTGATGGCTGaaaagaaaagcaggagagaCAACAGCTGGACaacagaaactgagacccaacaTGAGGAAAGCTCACAAGACGAAAACTGCTCCCACCCTTGCCATAGTAACAGCAGTTAGTAGAATTGACCCCAACATTGCATTTATACTTTCTCCTTTCTAAGGCTTCATTAAGACAAAATACACAATGAAGAATCTGAGATTCCAAGTGTTACActggacctcagagttcatctagtccccTTATCTGACCAATGATACTGAATACACAAATCATTCAGCtacaatacaaaagaaaaagaggagccATCGAAAGAGAATGATGTAGTTAGATGCAAAGGCAATGTTTCaaccttttcatatttttaaaatgtaggagTAGACTATTGAAACATAGGcaagcaaaagaaaataagtatataaaaatgCCCATTGATTAaggaatgtctaaacaaactACAACACATGATGAATACAAGGAAGTATGGAAAGACTTAtgcgaactgatgctgagtaaagtaagCACAGCCAAGAAGACAATATACACTATACCTACAATAAtagcaaatggaaagaacaaccatggttggttggttgttgtcctttattcttgaagaagaccaaaatgacatcactatattggaGTCAAGGTACGGTATGGCCAACTGCtaatcagaccaatgtgagctcagaagactctaccacagattgggcacaaatagtccatgtgaacatttggagtggagatatctctaCATTTGCACATCtcaaatttcttttgagctactgcaattctacttCACTCATGgaacacagtgccttctttgatgcaggcacactaTGCTGCGTGATCctctgccagtgtctcccatgtcatgcagttaattccaaaattcttcagagagaccttgagagtgtccttgtatcacttctgaacaccatgtgagtgcttgtgTTGTGTGAGTTCCCTACAAAATGGTCTTTTTGTTTGTCATTCGAATaaatggccagcccatcagagttgtgttctctgaagtagagtttgaatgtttggcagtttagctcaaaaAAGGACATCagggtctggtaccttatcttgccagagaatcttcagaatcttcccaagataattcaaatggaagtgattcagtttcctgtcatGGCACTGGCATACTGTCCAGGCTTCACAaatatacaacaatgaggtcagcacaatggctctgtagaccttcagtttggtaggcagcctaatccctcttctctcccattctttTCTTCAGAGCCTCTCAAAtattgagctagctctggcaatgcatgtgtcaacctcatcatctatgtggacatccctaAAAAgaatactgccaaggtaagtgaacttatccacagcattcaaaatttctccatttgctgtaattgaTGGTTCCACATGTAgttggtgtggtgctggctggtggagaacttctgttttcttggtgttgttaggccaaaattagcacaagcagcagagaattgatccatattcTGTTGCAtatcagcctcagaggctgcattgagtgcacaatcactggcaaacaaaaagtcatgcaccaactctccctttACTGTTgtcttggcttgtagtcttttcGAATTAAATAACTTACCACCAGTgcatagctgaccttgatgccatttttatCATCATTGAAGGCATCTagcaacatggctgaaaacatcatgaaaaaaatgagagcaagcactcagccttgcttcactccattggtgactgggaaagctcgAGAGCATTGTCCGTTATCCataacccaggcaagcatgccatcatgaaactgatgtAGAATACTCATGAACTTCTCTTGGCAACccattttgacataattttccacaagccctcatgactgacagcatCAAAAGACAAAGGACAAAATCCAATCGAAAAATATTGTATACAGAGCTCTGTTccactcctggcatttctcctggagttgtcaagCAGCAAACACTGTATTGACCATTCCTTggctctttctgaagccacactacctctcaggtagatgaccttCTTCCAGGCAAagaatcagcctattaaggaggactctggcaagaatcttaccAGCAGTGACAAAGAAAGATCCCCCTGTGATTGTCGCTGGATGATCTACTTCCTTTACCTTCAtacagatggacaatggaggcgtCCTTGAACTTCTGGGGGATAAACTCCTCTTGCTATATAACACAGAAAGTTTCAgacagcttttgtatgagcagtggatcccctgccttgtaaatctcagctggaatagaattagCACCAGATGCTTTGCCACgtgagaggagcctaatggcattcaaaacctcttcttcagttggaaattcagCTAGACAGGGATTGACTTCAATCTCAGATATAGAGTCAGTGGTTTCAGCATTGACTGATGATGCTCTGTTGAAAATGCTATGGAAGAGTTCAGCTCATATCTCCAGGATCATGACCTtaatcactaatcaatgtggctccatcagcactgagtagttgagatgtaccATTGGTCTTTAGCCCATAAAtggccttcagggcatcataaaagcactttggattattactatcagcataaaactaaatttcatctgccttcttactaagCCAAGAATCCTGTATCTTTCTtagcttcacttgcactttacttACTGCTTTCTTAGATGTGAATGAACTATTCTGGagataaaccctgtggagttttTTGTTTAGCTGTTTGctgtttagcagcttctgaatttccctatcatttttgtcaaaccaat is from Trichosurus vulpecula isolate mTriVul1 chromosome 7, mTriVul1.pri, whole genome shotgun sequence and encodes:
- the LOC118857514 gene encoding olfactory receptor 5V1-like produces the protein MQLPLAGKHHATIMGAYASTMMHPDKVKEQLYEDLESFLINVLKEDKLRNLGDFKARQEEFIPQKFKDASIVHLYEAIKEFKDRENQTTVTEFIFLGFSNHPDLQGLFFLLFLVIYLITILGNTLILAAIRVNPILHTPMYYFLSNLSFLDICYTSTTLPIILVNFFREKKTISYEGCLSQVFFLVTFAGCECVLLAVMAYDRFVAICHPLRYPVLMSNRVCAYLAVGTWLYSFLNSLMHTVLMATLTLCGPNQISHFLCDIPLLLKLSCSDTSANEVALYLSSATVGLSPCLFTAMSYMLIISAILKIQSAQGRKKAFSTCASHLTVVVIYYGTINFNYDRPSSGYSLDVDILASVLFCIVTPMLNPIIYSLRNKEVKNTLRKLFERYMLPSGSSV